In Chryseobacterium oryzae, the genomic stretch GTCATCCATTGCAATTCTCATAATATTATTGGTTGCAGAAGCCAGAGATTTGTTGTTGAGAAGATAAAATTCATTCAGAGAAATATTCCATTGAGAAGAATCATCCACCTTTGCAGCATTAAAATTGAGATGATCCAAAGCTTGCTGTACAAATTCGGGATTCAAAGTGAGAGAAATACACTGTGAAGCATCATCATCAGCTTCAGGAAAATCAATCACCATAGTTTCGCCAGGAGCAACCAAAACACTTTCTCCTGGAAGATATTCAAAATAATTGGTTTTATTTTCAAGTTTCATCCATTTCTTCCCTCTCAACATTCCTGTAAAAGCTAAGTCTTCAAAATGCAGTTTTACATTATACGCACTCCTGTGGGTTTCATAAATGCTAAATTCACAATTATTTAAACTGAATTTAGTTTGGTTTTCTACCAATGTATTCAGTTTACTTTCTTGTGTCAGATTGGGTTTGATGAGCTGAAATCTGTTTTGGTTCATTATAGAAGATTTTAAAATCTCGTATTTCCAAATATAATGATTTTTAAAAAACAGAATGAATATAAATTTCCTTAAAAAATCTTAAAAAGTCTTAAAAAGATAATTATCCTATTTTTTTGGACGATTATCCTATGACATTTATCACATTAACTTCTAGATTAGCAATAATAAATGTTAATTGAATATTAATTAAAAAAAGTGAATAATATGAGCACAACAGCAGAACAAACCCAGAATTCATCGACTTTGGCGTGGCCTGAGTTTAAATCTAAATATGATAACTATATCGGAGGAAAATTTGTTCCGTCATTGGGCGGACAATATTTTGATGTTGTTTCACCGATAAATGGGGAAGTTTTCACTCAAGCAGCACATTCTAATAAAGAAGATTTGGATGCAGCTGTTAATGCAGCTTCAGAAGCTTTCAAAACTTGGAAAGATACCTCTCCAACAGAGCGTAGCATCATTCTGAACAAAATTGCAGACAGAATGGAGCAAAATCTTGAGTACATTGCAACTGTAGAAACTATTGATAATGGTAAAGCAGTAAGAGAAACTTTAGCTGCAGATATCCCTTTGGCGATTGACCATTTCAGATATTTTGCTTCGGTAATCAGAGCAGAAGAAGGATCTCATAATGAGTTAGATAAAGATACGGTATCATTAATCGTACACGAACCGCTTGGAGTAATCGCACAGATTATTCCTTGGAATTTCCCAATCCTTATGGCCGTTTGGAAACTGGCTCCGGCTCTTGCTGCTGGTAACTGCGTAGTTTTGAAACCGGCAGAAAGTACTCCTATCTCTATTATGGTTTTAATGGAATTGATTGGTGATTTGCTACCTGCAGGTGTTATAAACATCGTAAATGGTTTCGGTGCCGAATTAGGAAGACCTTTGGTAACCAATCCAAAAGTAGCTAAAGCAGCGTTTACCGGTTCTACAGCAACAGGACGTATGGTGATGCAGTATGCTACAGAAAATATCATTCCTGTAACTTTAGAATTAGGTGGAAAATCGCCTAACATTTTCTTCAATTCTGTTATGGATGCAGACGACGAATTTTTAGATAAAGCTATCGAAGGAGCTGTTCTTTTTGCCTTGAACCAAGGTGAAATCTGTACATGTCCTTCAAGATTATTGGTTCAGGAAGATATTGCAGACGCTTTCATTGCAAGAGTAGTTGAAAGAACAGAGGCTATCAAAGTCGGAAATCCACTAGATAAAACAGTAATGATGGGAGCTCAGGCTTCAAAAATTCAAAAAGATAAAATTGAAGGTTACTTAAAGTTAGGTAAAGAAGAAGGTGCAGAAGTGCTTACCGGAGGAGAAGCTAATAACATCGAAGGTTTCGAAAACGGTTTTTACATCAAGCCAACCATCTTCAAAGGAAACAACAAGATGAGAATCTTCCAGGAAGAGATCTTCGGTCCGGTTGTAGCGTTTACCACTTTCAAAGACGAAGCAGAAGCTTTAGAAATTGCAAACGATACCATTTATGGTCTTGGAGCAGGGGTTTGGACAAGAGATGCGCATCAGTTATACCAAATTCCGCGTCATGTAGAAGCAGGAAGAGTTTGGGTTAACCAATATCACGCTTACCCTGCAGGTGCACCTTTCGGAGGTTACAAGCAATCAGGAATCGGTAGAGAAAATCACAAAATGATGTTAGACCATTATCGTCAGACTAAAAACATGTTGATTTCTTACAACAAAAACAAATTAGGATTCTTCTAAAAAACACTTGTTATATATATTAGGGGCGTGCCCCTTTGTTTTCCAAAACTAAAAAACCTCATAGGTTTTTAAACCTATGAGGTTTTCCCCAAGCAAAAACAAGCGGGTCGGGCTTTTCAGGGCTCCACTACGTTTCGGTGCTTCGCTACGCTACGCACTGGCTTGTTCCTCGCCACCCTTACAATCCCTCACGCAATTACGTACAGAGCATTCAAAAATAATTAATTCTAATCATTAATTAAAGAAATCTAATCCTTAAATAAATAGTAATTATGATCCCAAAAACAATGAAAGCGGCAGTCGTACAAGGTTACGGACAGCCATTGAAGATTATGGAAGTTCCTGTAAAAACTCCCGGCAGATACGAAGTTCTTGTAAAAGTAATCGCTTGTGGTGTTTGTCACACCGATTTACATGCAGTAGACGGTGACTGGCCGGCAAAACCAAAAATGCCATTAATTCCAGGACACGAAGGTGTAGGAATTGTAGTGGCTTGCGGACCGGAAGCTCAGGTAAAAGAAGGTGATGCTGTTGGAGTTCCTTGGTTGTATTCGGCTTGCGGATGTTGCGATTATTGTATAACAGGATGGGAAACATTATGTGAAGCTCAGAAAAACGGAGGTTACAGTGTAGATGGTGGTTTTGCAGAATACGTTATTGCAGATTCCAGATATGTAGGACATCTAAAAAGCAATGCAAACTTTCTGGAAATTGCGCCTATCCTTTGTGCTGGTGTAACAGTATATAAAGGTCTGAAAGAAACTGAAACCAAACCGGGCGAATGGGTAGCTATTTCCGGTATTGGCGGATTGGGACACGTTGCTGTTCAGTATGCAAAAGCAATGGGAATGCACGTTGCCGCGATAGATGTAGCAGATGATAAATTAGAATTGGCTAAAAAATTAGGTGCAGATTTGGTGGTTAATGCTAAAGAAACCGATCCGGGAACTTATCTTCATAAAGAAGTGGGCGGTATGCACGGAGCATTAATTACTGCTGTTTCTCCAATCGCTTTTAAACAAGGGATTGATGTTTTGAGAAGAAAAGGAACCATTGCTCTTAATGGTTTGCCACCGGGATCATTTGAATTACCTATTTTCGAAACTGTTCTGAAAAGAATTACCGTGAGAGGTTCTATCGTAGGAACCAGAAAAGACTTGCAGGAAGCATTAGATTTTGCCAACGAAGGATTGGTAAAAGCAACCGTAACTTCTGCAAAACTGGAAGACATTAACGATGTATTTGATAAAATGAAAAAAGGACAAATCGACGGACGTATTGTTCTGGATATTGCCGGACAAAATTAACTTATTGTTATTTGTGATTTTTAAGCCCGGCAAATTATTCTTTGCCGGGTTTTTAGTAACTTTATAGAAGAACAAGGAGAATTTAAACGGCGTTTTCCTTAGAGTGATATACTAAAATGGCAAATTGATTTAATTTGCGACTCTTAAAATTATTTTATCAATCAAAAAGAAAAATATGGATACCAAAGATAAAACATCAAGACTTTCCGTAACGCCGGAAGCTATGGAGGTAGTTTGGGAATTGGAAAAAAAACACGGCGATCTGATGTTCTACCAGGCTGGTGGCTGTTGTGAAGGGACGCAACCGCAATGTTTCGAAAAAGGTGGCTATTTCCCCAGAATGAATGATGCAATGATAGGCACCATCAACGGACACGAGTTTTGGATAGACCGCGACCTGTTCGAATATTGGAAGTATTCTCATTTCACTTTGGATGTGCTGGACGGTTGGGGACCAGGCGGATTTTCTCTGGAAACACCTTTGGGAAAAACGTTCAAAGTTCATTATCGTTTATTCACGCCAGAAGAACTGGAAAAGCTGGAACCTGTGAAGCGCAGCGAATGAAAAAAAAAACCGTCCCAATTACTATAGGACGGTTTTTTTTTATTATTTGTAACCCAAAAGTTTAAGAACTTCTTCCGGTTCTTGTTTTTCTCTGAAAATTTCATACTGAAATTCTCCGTTTTCATCTTTCTGAATAAGAATATGCCTTGGCTGTGGCAATAAACAATGATGAACGCCACCATAACCTCCAATTGTTTCCTGATATGCTCCGGTATGGAAAAAACCAATATACAGAGGCTTTGTATCGCTAAAAACAGGAAGATAAATAGCATTGGTATGCTGTTCAGAATTATAATAATCATCCGAATCGCAGGTTAATCCGCCTAAGAAAACTCTTTCATAAGAATCTTCCCAACGGTTTAAAGGCAACATAATAAAATGTCTGGAAATTGCCCATGTATCTGGAAGAGTAGTCATAAATGACGAATCGATCATATTCCATTTTTCTCTGTCGTTCTGACGTTTCTGAGAAATAATTTTATACAGATTCGCACCACTTTCTCCTACGGTAAAACTTCCGAATTCAGTATAGATATTAGGTTCTTCAACGCCTTCTTCTTCACAGAATTTTTTAATTTGAGAAGCAATTTCTTCTACCATATACTGGTAATCGTAGTCGAAATTAAGGGATGTTTTTATCGGGAAACCACCTCCAATGTTCAATGAATTTACTTCAGGTGCAATTTTTTTAAGTCTTGCATATACGCGAAGACATTTATACAGTTCGTTCCAGTAATATGCAGTATCTTTTATTCCTGTATTAATGAAAAAATGAAGCATTTTCAGTCTTGCATTAGGATGCTCGGCAATTTTCTGACTGTAATATGGAATAATATCTTTATAACCTATTCCTAATCTTGAGGTATAAAATTCGAATTTAGGTTCTTCTTCGGCAGCAATTCTAATTCCTATGTCGAAAGTGGTATCGATACTTTCGGTAAGTTTATCCAACTCGCGGTAATTATCCAGAATAGGAGTAATATTTTCGAAACCTCCGTTGATCATTTCTGAAATTTTCACCAAATAATCATCCGTTTTAAAGCCATTACAAATTACCTCAATATTTTTGTCTACTTTACCTTCTTCGTACAGCGACTTTACAATATCCATATCGTAAGCAGAAGAAGTTTCTATAGAAATATCGTTTTTTAAAGCTTCTTCAAGTACAAATTTAAAATGGCTAGATTTTGTGCAATAGCAATATCTATAACTTTGCTTATAATCAATCTTTTCAAAAGCTTCTTTAAACCAGCTTTTTGCTTTTTGAATATTCTGGGAAATTTTCGGCAGATAATTTATTTTTAAAGGAGTGCCAAATTTTTCTACGACATCCATCAGCGGAATATCGTGAAACAACAAATTGTTCTCAGAAACATTGAATTCTTCAGTAGGAAAATACAATGTCTGATCAATAAGTTCCGAGTATTTTATCTTCATTTTTTAAACGAGTAAATTAAGAATGCAAAATTGCTAAAAAAGTTTGGTTTTTTAGTTTTAAATTGTATTAAAATTTCATCAAAAAACAAACATTATTATTGTCTGAATTAAAGATAGCGACTTCCCACAAATACTAGCAAATCTCCCTTTTCGTACTCCACAGAAACATCTTCCTGTACCGCAAAATTTCTGGTTCCTATTCGCGAGGTAATATTCAGGCTTTCACCATTCAGGCTCCAGTTCAAACCTTTTGTAAAAACATTTTCTGCGATGGGGAACGGATAAAGAGAAATCATACAACCTTTTACATTTTTCAGGACAAAATTTTTAGGAATAAAAAAGTATTCTGAAAACTCATCATAAAACTTAATATTCAATTTTTCTTTAAACGAAAATGCTACCGTAAGATTACCCAGAAAATGATCCTGCTCTCCTCCACTCGCTCCCCAAACATCAATATTCTTATACCCTTTTTGTAAAATAATTTCCAAAGCTTTGTGAAAATCGGTTTTATTTTGATCTGGCGTAAAAATGAATCTATCATCATAAACACTGTCATCCGATCCAAAATGAGAATCGAAGTCGCCGGAAATAAAATCCAGTTTTTCTAATGGAAAATTTAACTGTTTCAAATAATGAAAAGCGCCGTCTGTACAGGCTATAAGACCAAAACCGCTGAGTACGGGAAAAGATTTGGGCGGTTCTCCGTTAATGAATAATAATGCTTTATCTTTCATTAGGATTCCAGTATTCTTCCGGTTCGTTATTTATTTGAGAAACATATCTCGCCAATACAAAAAGATAATCTGAAAGACGGTTAAGGTATTTTATAAGTTCTGGACGAACTTCTTCGGAATCATTCAGAAAAACCAACGAACGTTCTGCTCTACGACATATTGTTCTTGCTGCATGCAGAAAAGTTGCAGATTTATCTCCTCCCGGAAGGATAAAAAACTGTAAAGGTTGCAATTTTTCATCAAAGGAATCCATCCATTTTTCCAGCTCTTCGATTTCTTTATCTGAAATAATGATTGGTAATCTCGATTTTCCATTTGCCAGCATTAATTTATCTACAGGAGTTGCCGCTTCCGAACCTACTGTAAACAAATCGAACTGTATTTTCTTAAGCTGTTTAACAATCTGCTCATCTTCGATATGGCTTTTAGCGATTCCGATAAATGAATTCAGTTCATCAATATTTCCATAACTGTCTACTCTTGCACTTGCTTTGGAAACTCTCGTTCCTCCATACAATGCTGTTTCGCCTTTATCTCCAGTTTTTGTATAAATCTTCATAAAAATCATTTTTGTGGAAGCAGTTCTGCATCCATATTTTTGTAAGACTAAATTACTTTATTATCCTGTTTCGGGCAAATAATACCTCCACTTAGTTCAATAATAACCGCATTATCGTAATAGAGATACCTAAAATTATAATGAACACTTAAATCACTCAAAAAATATCATAACAAAAAACTAATATTAAAATTAAAAAATCATTAAATGGTTAATGAGTTAATAATTAATTTAATTTTTGTTAAATACTATTAAACATTTCGCAACACATACCACACTAAGATCATTTTGCGTTTTATTTTTTTTATCTTTGATTCCTTATACGTATATATATGAATTTTGTGGAATGCCACGATGAACCCATCCATATCCCGGGTTACATCCAAAGTTTTGGTTACCTGATTGGCGTAGACACAGCTTCTCATACCATTTCTTTTTTAAGCGAAAATATTGCTGAAATTTTCGATATCGAGAATGCAGCATCTCTTTTGGGTAAGAAACTATCTCAATACCCTGAAGTTTTCAGAACAGTTTTAGATTCTGATATTTTCGAGAATGCAGAATTTCTTTCAAGACGAGAAAACGAAACTTATTTTGATAAAATTGTTATTCAGGGTAAACTGTATCATTTTTCTGTTTTCTTGTCTAATCAGTTTGCATTTTTAGAATTTGAAGCGGTTGTAGAAAATACCCTGAAAAAAATTACCAGTAAATATGATAATTTCTACATCATAGATAATGAACAGGAAATCTGGAAACAGCTTCTCAACATCATTTCTACCATTATAGATTATGACAGAATGATGGTTTATCAGTTTATGGAAGATGGTTCGGGCAAAGTAGTTGCTGAGAAAAACAATGACAATCTCGAAAGTTATTTGGGATTGCATTATCCAGAACACGATATTCCTAAACAAGCTAGAGAATTATATCTGAAAAAGAGAAAAAGAATTTTTTCTGATGTGTATTCTCAACCTGTTAAAATTTTGAGTCTTACCGAAAAAAATATTGATCTCACTTTTGCCGTAACAAGAGCCATGTCTCCTATCCACGGGCAATACATAAAAAATTCGGGTGCAGCATCCAGCTTTAGTATATCAATAATTATTGATGATAAACTTTGGGGATTGGTTACCTGCCAAAACAGAACAGCAAAACATATTGATCTTGAAGACAGAGTACAATCTGGTATTTTCACGGTATTGGCATCTAACGCTTACTCTTCATTTAAATCGAAAAAAGAGCTGGAATACAGGCTCGATCTTAATGAAAAACTGAGTTTTCTGAAATCTGAATTTCTGAAATCTGAAAATCTTTTCGATGCACTGGATGCCAATAAAAAGGAATTGAGAATAATTCCTAATGCAGACGGACTTGCAATTATTTCCGATCAGGACATCGTTTTGGAGGGAATTACCCCAAACAAAGAAAAGGTAAAAGAAATCATCAACTGGGCTTACAAAAATGTTTCTGATAATATTTTTGCAAGCAGCAGTTTCCTGAAAAACCACGGACAAAAACTTGGTCTTAATCCTGATACTGCAGGAATTATTATTTATTTCGTGGAAAAAAGCAAACGAGAAATACTAATTTGGTTCAGAAAAGAGTTTGATGAGCATATCAGTTGGGCAGGAAATCCGGAAAAAGAGATTAATATTTCTATGCAGAATGGCGTAGAAAAGCACACCGTTTCCCCAAGAAAATCTTTTGAAATATTCTTAGAAAATATTAAAGGAAATTCTAAAAGATGGAGTTCCAAAAACGTAATTGCTGTTAATCTCATTAAAGACCTCATCCTAGAAACATCTCACAAGCAATACATTACCATCAAAAAACTGAACGATCAGCTTAAAAGAGTTAACGAAGAGCTCGACAGTTTTTCTTACACCATTTCTCACGATTTGGGAACACCGCTTACGGTAATGAAATTAAATGCTCAAATGCTGCTTAAATCTCTTTCTGAAACTGCAGATCGAAGTAAAATCAATTCTATTATTGATGAAATCGACAGCATGGCAGAAATGATGCAGAATGTACTCCAGCTAAGCCGTGCAAAACACAGCGAAATTAAGCTGGAAACCATTGAAACCAATGCTACCATCCAAAAGATTACTGAAAATGCTAAAATTACATTTGACAGCCCAAAAAGTTTGGTTGTCATAAAAGAATGTCCCGAAGTTTTGGCAGATAAAACAATGCTGCATCAGGTATTTTTAAATATTATTAATAATGCTATAAAATATTCTTCTAACCAGGAAAAACCGGTTGTAGAAATTGAAGGTAGTGAGGAAGGTAATAAAATTATCTACCGAATTAAAGATAACGGCATTGGGATCCCCGAAGAAAATAAACATAAAATGTTCAAAATATTCAACAGGATGGATAATGCCAAGCAATTTAAAGGAAATGGTGTCGGTTTATCTATCGTACACAGAATAATGAGCAGACTTGGAGGAAATATCGATTATGAAAGTGATAAAAACGGAACCTGTTTTATTCTTACCTTTCAAAAACCTTCCACAATAACAAAAGAACTCAACAATGCTTTCTGATTATCTTAAACAAAAAACAGCAGAATATCACGATGCAGCAGAATTGCTTTTCAACTCTCAAAAGATATTCAGTAAAACATTTACATTAGAAGATTACAAAAAAATAATTTACAACAATTATTTAATGCTTTTTTACGCTGAAGATAAAATATTTAGGCTTCTTGAGGATAAATATGGTGAAAAACTTCATCTTGTAGACAGAAAAAAATTACCCCTTATCGAAAAAGATTTCCAATCTCTTCATTTAAGTAACGATCAGCCTTATTCTTTCGATATTGAAAATGAACTTGAAGCATTGGGGGCTTTATATGTAATTGAAGGCTCTACTTTAGGCGGAAATGTAATTGCTAAGCAACTTTTCAAAACAGAAGGATTTGAAGAATTAAAATTCAATTTTTTTGGATGTTATCAGGAAAATACCGGACTAATGTGGAAAAACTTTAAAGATGTTATCGACAGTTATATTGAAGAACCCAATTACGACCAGGTTTTATCCGGAGCCCGAAAAATTTATCAGTTTTTGTTAGGAATTTCTTAAATCTATTAAAATATAATTAAAATTCCCGAAATATTGCTCAATTTTTCGGGAATTTGTACATTTGGGAAATTCAAGATTACAATAATTCAAAATAATAAATAATTAAAAAGTACACATTATGAAACTGTAAAGTTCCATAATACCATTAAAAACAATAAATAAAAAATATTATGAAAGTAACTGTAGTAGGTGCAGGCGCAGTAGGAGCAAGTTGTGCAGAATACATCGCTATGAAAAACTTCTGTTCGGAAGTAGTTTTAGTAGACATCAAAGAAGGATTTGCTGAAGGAAAAGCAATGGATTTGATGCAGACAGCATCATTAAACGGATTTGATACAAAAATTACCGGAACAACTGGCGATTACAGCAAAACAGCAGGTTCTCACGTTGCCGTAATCACTTCAGGAATCCCAAGAAAACCGGGAATGACCAGAGAAGAACTTATTGGTATTAACGCAGGAATTGTAAAAGATGTTACCGAAAATCTGGTAAAAAACTCTCCTGATGTTATTATCATCGTAGTTTCTAACCCAATGGATACTATGGCTTATCTTGTGCACAAAACATCTGGTCTTCCAAAAAATAAAATTATAGGAATGGGTGGTGCTTTAGATTCTGCAAGATTCAAGTATAGATTGGCAGAAGCTCTAGAAGCTCCAATTTCTGATGTAGACGGAATGGTAATCGCAGCGCACAGTGATACGGGAATGCTTCCTTTATTGAGCAAAGCTACAAGAAACGGTGTTCCTGTAACAGAATTCCTTAGTACAGAAAAACAAAACTATGTAATTGAAGAAACCAAAGTAGGTGGAGCTACGCTTACAAAACTTTTGGGAACATCTGCATGGTATGCACCAGGTGCTGCAGTTTCTGTAATGGTTCAGGCAATTGCTTGCGATCAGAAAAAAATGATTCCTTGTTCTTTAATGCTAGACGGAGAATACGGAGAAAGTGATATCTGCCTTGGAGTTCCTGCTATTATCGGAGCCAACGGAGTTGAAAAAATCGTAGATATTACCTTAACAGAAGAAGAAAAAGCAAAGTTTGCTGAAGCTGCAAAAGCTGTAAGAGAAGTAAACGGAGATTTGAAATTTTAAATATAGCTTTCTTTTTTAAGCATAAAAAAAGCCAAAACAGAAATGTTTTGGCTTTCTTATTGAGAGTAACTCAATTTTGGATTACATTTTTAATTCTTACTTAAAACGAGTATTTCTTTTCAATTATAATTAAAAAAGAGGCTGTCTACACTTCTCTTGAGACAGCCTCGTGTTGTTTTTTTGAAGGATAATAACTTAATTGCGGATTAATTAAGATAAGTTTAAAACTGTTGTCCATTAATTACTTTTTATCTACAGCAAAAAAAGAATGTATCACATTTGTGATACGAAGTCTGTCTTCATCAGAAAGATTAGATCCTGAAGGAAGACACAAACCATTATTAAATAATTGTTCTGCTATATTAGTTCCATAATAGGGAGCATCAGTAAAAACAGGCTGCAAATGCATTGGCTTCCACAGTGGTCTCGATTCTATATCATCCTCTAAGAAGGTCAATCTTAAATCTTCACGATTTTTACCTATAATTTCAGGATTTACAGTAATTGCAGAAAGCCAATGATTGGAGAAAAAATCTTCTGATGGCTCAGTAAATACTTCTACCCCTTTAATATTTTTAAAGAGATTAATATAAAAGTCATGCATTTTTCTCCGGGCTTCTACTCTATCCTCTAAAACTTCCATTTGTCCACGACCTATACCTGCAACAATATTGCTCATACGATAATTGTACCCAATGAATGAATGCTGATAATGAGGTGCATTGTCTCTTGCCTGAGTTGAAAGAAAAACAGCTTTATCTTTATCTTCCTGAGTATGACAAACTAAAGCTCCACCTCCGGAAGTAGTAATGATTTTATTGCCGTTAAAAGATAAAATACCGAATCGCCCAAAAGTTCCGCAAGCTTTGTTTTTATATTTCGAACCTAACGCTTCAGCCGCATCTTCAATCACAGGAATTTCATATTTTTCTGCAATCTCAAGTATTTCGTCCATTTTAGCAGGCATTCCGTATAAATGAACAACAATAATTGCTTTTGGTTTTTTCCTTTTTGAAATTCGGTCTTCTATGGCTTCTTTTAAAGCTTTCGGACACATATTCCAAGTATTTTTTTCTGAGTCAATGAAAACGGGAGTAGCGCCGCAGTAAGTGATTGGATTGGCGGAAGCTGAAAATGTCATCGACTGGCAAATCACCTCATCCCCGTGTTTTACATCACATTCTATTAAAGCTAGATGCAATGCAGCTGTACCAGCAGAAAGGGCTGCTACTTTTACCTCTATATTGAAGTAACTTTCTAAATCTTTTTCAAAACCATCTACATTGGGACCTAATGGAGCTACCCAATTAGCATCAAAAGCTTCTTTTACATATTTTTGTTCATTCCCACCCATGTGTGGTGAGGAAAGCCATATTTTAGAATTGATAATAGTAGTTTTTTATAAATGTAAATGTATGTTTAATTTTCTCCAATACTTTTTAATTACTATTCATCGTTAAAACTACTCTTATAGTCTTAATTATTATTTCAAAATCTAATTTCATGGAGTAGTTTTTAATATAATATAAATCATACTCTAGTTTTTTCAAATTATCTTCGGGTGTTGCTTTTGGAAGATTGACTTGAGCCCAACCTGTAACTCCGGGTTTAATTACATGTCTTAAATCAAAAAATGCATTAT encodes the following:
- a CDS encoding helix-turn-helix domain-containing protein, with amino-acid sequence MNQNRFQLIKPNLTQESKLNTLVENQTKFSLNNCEFSIYETHRSAYNVKLHFEDLAFTGMLRGKKWMKLENKTNYFEYLPGESVLVAPGETMVIDFPEADDDASQCISLTLNPEFVQQALDHLNFNAAKVDDSSQWNISLNEFYLLNNKSLASATNNIMRIAMDDNSYKDVIADFALKELLIRLMQTQARNLVEKNTLKNKSRIGFVADYIKKNLHLKLSVDSIAKMAYVSKSNFFKMFKEELGISPNEFIVQERIKRAKELLKQNHSVGEVAYSTGFSDMNYFIRVFRQMEGITPKIFQSKKISKD
- a CDS encoding aldehyde dehydrogenase family protein; the protein is MSTTAEQTQNSSTLAWPEFKSKYDNYIGGKFVPSLGGQYFDVVSPINGEVFTQAAHSNKEDLDAAVNAASEAFKTWKDTSPTERSIILNKIADRMEQNLEYIATVETIDNGKAVRETLAADIPLAIDHFRYFASVIRAEEGSHNELDKDTVSLIVHEPLGVIAQIIPWNFPILMAVWKLAPALAAGNCVVLKPAESTPISIMVLMELIGDLLPAGVINIVNGFGAELGRPLVTNPKVAKAAFTGSTATGRMVMQYATENIIPVTLELGGKSPNIFFNSVMDADDEFLDKAIEGAVLFALNQGEICTCPSRLLVQEDIADAFIARVVERTEAIKVGNPLDKTVMMGAQASKIQKDKIEGYLKLGKEEGAEVLTGGEANNIEGFENGFYIKPTIFKGNNKMRIFQEEIFGPVVAFTTFKDEAEALEIANDTIYGLGAGVWTRDAHQLYQIPRHVEAGRVWVNQYHAYPAGAPFGGYKQSGIGRENHKMMLDHYRQTKNMLISYNKNKLGFF
- the adhP gene encoding alcohol dehydrogenase AdhP yields the protein MIPKTMKAAVVQGYGQPLKIMEVPVKTPGRYEVLVKVIACGVCHTDLHAVDGDWPAKPKMPLIPGHEGVGIVVACGPEAQVKEGDAVGVPWLYSACGCCDYCITGWETLCEAQKNGGYSVDGGFAEYVIADSRYVGHLKSNANFLEIAPILCAGVTVYKGLKETETKPGEWVAISGIGGLGHVAVQYAKAMGMHVAAIDVADDKLELAKKLGADLVVNAKETDPGTYLHKEVGGMHGALITAVSPIAFKQGIDVLRRKGTIALNGLPPGSFELPIFETVLKRITVRGSIVGTRKDLQEALDFANEGLVKATVTSAKLEDINDVFDKMKKGQIDGRIVLDIAGQN
- a CDS encoding DUF779 domain-containing protein; its protein translation is MDTKDKTSRLSVTPEAMEVVWELEKKHGDLMFYQAGGCCEGTQPQCFEKGGYFPRMNDAMIGTINGHEFWIDRDLFEYWKYSHFTLDVLDGWGPGGFSLETPLGKTFKVHYRLFTPEELEKLEPVKRSE
- a CDS encoding type III PLP-dependent enzyme domain-containing protein — encoded protein: MKIKYSELIDQTLYFPTEEFNVSENNLLFHDIPLMDVVEKFGTPLKINYLPKISQNIQKAKSWFKEAFEKIDYKQSYRYCYCTKSSHFKFVLEEALKNDISIETSSAYDMDIVKSLYEEGKVDKNIEVICNGFKTDDYLVKISEMINGGFENITPILDNYRELDKLTESIDTTFDIGIRIAAEEEPKFEFYTSRLGIGYKDIIPYYSQKIAEHPNARLKMLHFFINTGIKDTAYYWNELYKCLRVYARLKKIAPEVNSLNIGGGFPIKTSLNFDYDYQYMVEEIASQIKKFCEEEGVEEPNIYTEFGSFTVGESGANLYKIISQKRQNDREKWNMIDSSFMTTLPDTWAISRHFIMLPLNRWEDSYERVFLGGLTCDSDDYYNSEQHTNAIYLPVFSDTKPLYIGFFHTGAYQETIGGYGGVHHCLLPQPRHILIQKDENGEFQYEIFREKQEPEEVLKLLGYK
- a CDS encoding thiamine diphosphokinase, encoding MKDKALLFINGEPPKSFPVLSGFGLIACTDGAFHYLKQLNFPLEKLDFISGDFDSHFGSDDSVYDDRFIFTPDQNKTDFHKALEIILQKGYKNIDVWGASGGEQDHFLGNLTVAFSFKEKLNIKFYDEFSEYFFIPKNFVLKNVKGCMISLYPFPIAENVFTKGLNWSLNGESLNITSRIGTRNFAVQEDVSVEYEKGDLLVFVGSRYL
- a CDS encoding cob(I)yrinic acid a,c-diamide adenosyltransferase, whose translation is MKIYTKTGDKGETALYGGTRVSKASARVDSYGNIDELNSFIGIAKSHIEDEQIVKQLKKIQFDLFTVGSEAATPVDKLMLANGKSRLPIIISDKEIEELEKWMDSFDEKLQPLQFFILPGGDKSATFLHAARTICRRAERSLVFLNDSEEVRPELIKYLNRLSDYLFVLARYVSQINNEPEEYWNPNER
- a CDS encoding ATP-binding protein, which gives rise to MNFVECHDEPIHIPGYIQSFGYLIGVDTASHTISFLSENIAEIFDIENAASLLGKKLSQYPEVFRTVLDSDIFENAEFLSRRENETYFDKIVIQGKLYHFSVFLSNQFAFLEFEAVVENTLKKITSKYDNFYIIDNEQEIWKQLLNIISTIIDYDRMMVYQFMEDGSGKVVAEKNNDNLESYLGLHYPEHDIPKQARELYLKKRKRIFSDVYSQPVKILSLTEKNIDLTFAVTRAMSPIHGQYIKNSGAASSFSISIIIDDKLWGLVTCQNRTAKHIDLEDRVQSGIFTVLASNAYSSFKSKKELEYRLDLNEKLSFLKSEFLKSENLFDALDANKKELRIIPNADGLAIISDQDIVLEGITPNKEKVKEIINWAYKNVSDNIFASSSFLKNHGQKLGLNPDTAGIIIYFVEKSKREILIWFRKEFDEHISWAGNPEKEINISMQNGVEKHTVSPRKSFEIFLENIKGNSKRWSSKNVIAVNLIKDLILETSHKQYITIKKLNDQLKRVNEELDSFSYTISHDLGTPLTVMKLNAQMLLKSLSETADRSKINSIIDEIDSMAEMMQNVLQLSRAKHSEIKLETIETNATIQKITENAKITFDSPKSLVVIKECPEVLADKTMLHQVFLNIINNAIKYSSNQEKPVVEIEGSEEGNKIIYRIKDNGIGIPEENKHKMFKIFNRMDNAKQFKGNGVGLSIVHRIMSRLGGNIDYESDKNGTCFILTFQKPSTITKELNNAF